A portion of the Pseudomonas sp. GR 6-02 genome contains these proteins:
- a CDS encoding LysR family transcriptional regulator — MNLKFLETFVWVARLKSFRLTADKLFTTQASISSRIAVLESELGVKLFLRDSRGVSLTPEGLKVLEYAEQMMDTMQSLKQSIETRSSKAGRVRIGVMDTVIHTWLSPLVAQMMDHYPLVEIELVADTALNLCDQLQKGFLDLILQTDLLRQESVRSLELASHPMGWIVASNSIYNREYSGVADLARERIITYSKNSRPHQDILSLMQANGVMAPRLNCVNSVSAITRLLRDGFGIGALSPVLVAEELARGELTLLAIDQRPANLPVVVSWRVGVEWVEEIVALCQQVVECYAQKVGEHYIVLSKP, encoded by the coding sequence ATGAACCTGAAGTTTCTCGAGACGTTTGTCTGGGTCGCCCGACTCAAGAGTTTTCGCCTGACGGCGGACAAGCTCTTCACCACCCAAGCGTCGATTTCCAGCCGCATCGCCGTGCTCGAAAGCGAGCTCGGGGTGAAGCTGTTTCTGCGCGACTCCCGCGGTGTGAGCCTGACCCCCGAAGGCCTGAAAGTGCTCGAATATGCCGAGCAGATGATGGACACGATGCAGTCGCTCAAGCAGTCGATCGAAACGCGTTCGAGCAAGGCCGGGCGGGTGCGGATCGGCGTCATGGACACGGTGATCCACACCTGGCTCAGCCCGTTGGTGGCACAGATGATGGATCACTATCCGCTGGTGGAAATCGAGCTGGTGGCCGATACCGCGCTCAACCTCTGCGATCAGCTGCAAAAAGGCTTTCTCGATCTGATCCTGCAAACCGACCTGCTGCGCCAGGAAAGCGTGCGCAGCCTGGAGCTGGCCAGTCATCCGATGGGCTGGATCGTGGCCAGCAATTCCATCTACAACCGTGAGTATTCAGGTGTCGCCGACCTGGCACGGGAGCGGATCATCACCTATTCGAAAAACTCCCGTCCGCACCAGGACATCTTGAGCCTGATGCAGGCCAACGGGGTCATGGCGCCACGGCTGAACTGCGTGAACTCGGTGTCGGCGATTACCCGGTTGCTGCGGGACGGCTTCGGTATAGGCGCATTGTCGCCCGTGCTGGTGGCCGAGGAATTGGCCCGGGGAGAGTTGACCTTGCTGGCCATCGATCAGCGACCAGCGAATTTGCCGGTGGTGGTGTCGTGGCGGGTGGGTGTGGAGTGGGTCGAAGAAATCGTGGCGCTGTGTCAGCAAGTCGTGGAGTGTTATGCGCAGAAAGTGGGCGAGCACTACATCGTCTTGAGCAAACCGTAG
- the cysK gene encoding cysteine synthase A, with the protein MSRIYADNAHSIGNTPLVQINRIAPRGVTILAKIEGRNPGYSVKCRIGANMIWDAESSGKLKPGMTIIEPTSGNTGIGLAFVAAARGYRLMLTMPASMSIERRKVLKALGAELVLTEPAKGMKGAIEKAAEILASDPSTYFMPGQFENPANPAIHEKTTGPEIWNDTDGAVDVLVAGVGTGGTITGVSRYIKNTQGKPILSVAVEPMVSPVITQAIAGEEIKPSPHKIQGIGAGFVPKNLDLSMVDRVELVSDDESKAMALRLMQEEGILSGISCGAAMAVAVRLAETPEMQGKTIVVILPDSGERYLSSMLFSDLFTEQENQQ; encoded by the coding sequence ATGAGCCGTATCTATGCTGACAACGCCCACTCCATCGGCAATACGCCGCTGGTGCAGATCAACCGTATCGCCCCGCGCGGTGTCACCATTCTGGCCAAGATCGAAGGGCGCAACCCTGGATATTCGGTCAAGTGCCGAATCGGCGCGAACATGATCTGGGATGCTGAAAGCAGCGGTAAACTCAAGCCCGGCATGACCATCATCGAACCGACCTCGGGCAATACCGGTATCGGCCTGGCATTCGTTGCCGCCGCCCGTGGTTATCGGTTGATGTTGACCATGCCCGCGTCCATGAGCATCGAACGACGCAAGGTGCTCAAGGCCCTTGGCGCCGAACTGGTGTTGACGGAGCCGGCCAAGGGCATGAAAGGCGCGATCGAGAAAGCTGCCGAAATCCTCGCCAGTGATCCGTCCACCTACTTCATGCCGGGGCAGTTCGAAAACCCGGCCAACCCGGCCATCCACGAAAAAACCACCGGCCCGGAAATCTGGAACGACACCGACGGTGCGGTCGACGTGCTGGTAGCGGGCGTCGGAACGGGTGGAACCATTACCGGGGTTTCGCGGTATATCAAGAATACCCAGGGCAAACCGATTCTCTCGGTGGCGGTGGAGCCAATGGTGTCCCCGGTGATCACCCAGGCGATCGCCGGGGAAGAGATCAAACCGAGCCCCCACAAGATCCAGGGCATCGGCGCTGGTTTTGTGCCCAAGAACCTGGACCTGTCGATGGTCGACCGAGTGGAATTGGTCAGCGACGACGAATCCAAGGCGATGGCCCTGCGCCTGATGCAAGAAGAAGGGATTTTGAGTGGCATCTCTTGCGGCGCCGCCATGGCGGTGGCTGTACGCCTGGCCGAAACCCCGGAAATGCAGGGCAAAACCATCGTGGTGATCCTGCCCGACTCTGGCGAACGCTACCTGTCGAGCATGCTGTTCAGTGACTTGTTTACCGAACAGGAAAATCAGCAATAA
- a CDS encoding AAA family ATPase has product MKFEGTQAYVATDDLKLAVNAAITLERPLLVKGEPGTGKTMLAEQLAESFGAKLITWHIKSTTKAHQGLYEYDAVSRLRDSQLGVDKVHDVRNYLKKGKLWEAFESEERVILLIDEIDKADIEFPNDLLQELDRMEFYVYEIDETIKAKKRPIIIITSNNEKELPDAFLRRCFFHYIAFPDRVTLQKIVDVHYPDIKKDLVSEALDVFFDVRKVPGLKKKPSTSELVDWLKLLMADNIGEAVLRERDPTKAIPPLAGALVKNEQDVQLLERLAFMSRRGTR; this is encoded by the coding sequence ATGAAGTTCGAAGGCACCCAGGCCTACGTCGCCACCGATGACCTGAAGCTGGCGGTCAACGCCGCTATCACCCTGGAGCGGCCACTGCTGGTCAAGGGTGAGCCAGGCACCGGCAAGACCATGCTCGCAGAGCAACTGGCCGAGTCCTTCGGCGCCAAGTTGATTACCTGGCACATCAAGTCCACCACCAAGGCGCATCAAGGCCTGTACGAATACGACGCGGTCAGCCGCCTGCGGGATTCGCAACTGGGCGTGGACAAGGTCCACGACGTTCGCAACTACCTGAAAAAGGGCAAGCTCTGGGAGGCGTTCGAGTCCGAAGAGCGGGTGATTCTGCTGATCGACGAAATCGACAAGGCCGACATCGAGTTCCCCAACGACTTGCTGCAAGAACTCGACAGGATGGAGTTCTACGTTTACGAGATCGACGAGACCATCAAGGCCAAGAAACGTCCGATCATCATCATTACCTCCAACAACGAAAAAGAACTGCCGGACGCCTTCCTGCGCCGCTGCTTCTTCCATTACATCGCGTTCCCCGATCGCGTGACGCTGCAGAAGATCGTCGACGTGCACTACCCGGACATCAAGAAAGACCTGGTCAGCGAAGCGCTGGACGTGTTCTTCGACGTGCGCAAGGTGCCGGGCCTGAAGAAGAAGCCCTCGACCTCCGAACTGGTGGACTGGCTGAAACTGCTGATGGCCGACAACATCGGCGAAGCGGTATTGCGCGAACGCGATCCGACCAAGGCCATTCCGCCGCTGGCAGGCGCCCTGGTGAAGAACGAACAGGACGTGCAATTGCTTGAACGTCTGGCGTTCATGAGCCGTCGCGGCACTCGCTAA
- a CDS encoding MFS transporter, producing MSAPDTLDIPKTTARPGPFDWYRNINKQERRTFWSCKIGYGLDGMDTQMLSFVVPTLIAMWGITTGQAGLIHTSTLIASAIGGWVAGILSDRIGRVRTLQLTVLWFAFFTFLCGFAQNYEQLLISRTLMGFGFGGEWTAGAVLMGEVIRAKDRGKAVGMVQSGWALGWGLTAILYALLFSVLPPEDAWRALFILGIVPAIFVIFVRRLVKDPEIYREAKARQEPSNPAKFYEIFAPGILFTTIRASILTTGALGGYYAITSWLPTFLKNERGLSVLGTGGYLAMVIIGSYVGYVISAYLTDILGRKKNFILFAVGSFTIVLLYTQLPVSNGVMLWLGFPLGFFASGIFSGMGSFLTELFPTRIRGSGQGFCYNIGRALAALFPLLIGLLSQKVPLSVGIGAFAAVSYGVVILAALSLPETCGKQLDAE from the coding sequence ATGAGTGCGCCCGACACCCTCGACATCCCCAAAACCACGGCTCGCCCGGGACCTTTCGACTGGTACCGCAACATCAACAAACAGGAGCGTCGCACGTTCTGGAGCTGCAAGATCGGCTATGGCCTGGATGGCATGGACACCCAGATGCTCAGCTTCGTGGTACCGACCCTGATTGCCATGTGGGGCATCACCACCGGCCAGGCCGGGCTGATCCACACCAGCACGCTGATCGCCTCGGCCATCGGTGGTTGGGTGGCGGGGATTCTCTCCGACCGCATCGGTCGGGTGCGTACCTTGCAACTGACAGTGCTGTGGTTTGCGTTCTTCACTTTCCTCTGCGGCTTCGCCCAGAACTACGAGCAACTGTTGATCAGCCGCACGTTGATGGGCTTCGGTTTCGGTGGTGAATGGACCGCCGGCGCGGTGCTGATGGGCGAAGTGATCCGCGCCAAGGACCGTGGCAAAGCCGTCGGTATGGTGCAATCGGGTTGGGCATTGGGTTGGGGGCTGACAGCCATTCTGTATGCGCTGCTGTTCTCGGTGTTGCCGCCGGAAGACGCCTGGCGTGCGCTGTTCATCCTCGGCATCGTGCCGGCGATTTTCGTGATCTTCGTCCGTCGCCTGGTCAAGGACCCGGAAATCTACCGCGAAGCCAAAGCCAGGCAAGAGCCAAGCAACCCGGCGAAGTTCTACGAGATTTTCGCCCCCGGCATCCTCTTCACCACGATTCGCGCGTCGATACTGACCACCGGCGCACTCGGCGGTTACTACGCGATCACCTCCTGGCTGCCGACGTTTCTGAAGAACGAGCGGGGCTTGAGCGTCCTCGGCACGGGCGGTTATCTGGCGATGGTGATCATCGGGTCTTACGTCGGTTATGTAATCAGCGCGTATCTGACTGACATCCTTGGTCGTAAAAAGAACTTCATTCTGTTTGCCGTCGGCTCGTTCACCATTGTTTTGCTGTACACCCAATTGCCGGTCAGCAACGGCGTGATGCTCTGGCTGGGCTTCCCCTTGGGCTTCTTCGCTTCGGGGATTTTCAGTGGCATGGGGTCGTTTCTGACCGAGTTGTTTCCAACGCGGATTCGCGGCTCGGGCCAGGGTTTTTGCTACAACATCGGTCGGGCACTGGCGGCGTTGTTTCCGCTGCTGATCGGCTTGCTCAGTCAGAAGGTGCCATTGAGCGTGGGAATCGGGGCTTTCGCTGCGGTGTCCTACGGGGTGGTGATCCTGGCGGCGCTCAGCTTGCCGGAAACCTGTGGTAAACAACTCGACGCCGAATAA
- a CDS encoding IucA/IucC family protein, with product MRDYTQQQQQLLAHWSEALGTQAFQSHRITLDHLSNALEPAAQRCFQRLIQALFREELIDPDTCEYDDTSRCWLPLGDGAHLCFEHLSSSRMNSWDVRGSIVLHTPDKLPHKIQLPSELLAHLSTQLNPPASPQVLERLARELDDSFSNDTLCLAFHHGWTERLREQIDTGYDDNLLAWLKASPCHQNPTSLLEQWGTLGHPWHPNYKTKLGLSAAQVIAFSPEFEASFPIVLCALHRQYAHVEALAGTTDYWVWWQGHFPQAAEQLQRHLQQLGLDAKDYLPLPSHPWQAHEELPHSFANEIADNLLIVTDIVAFTGHPTMSFRTVLPQASRTAPMVKLPVALRLTSVQRTVSPRSARMGPRISQLVLDILDQEPQIQRLLNIVPERIGVHYAPLPADDERSRHAGVLYRDNPLTLLQAGELAVPVGSLFAVNEFEQPLLRDWVRLAQGRDDSEAMLTFFDDYLSIAVPSLLGIYLMYGVAFEAHQQNSFMVMGADGQLNRLLLRDFGDVRIDRKTLHAKGLDIQLHDPKMTLYDDAGFVRDKLLHTTFMCHLGELTLLCARHWNVPENILWERLAARVAQCFESLRERVEPARWESERQALLEQDWPAKSFMRMRLLDSHADIVGRLSNPLRPNTHAR from the coding sequence ATGCGCGATTACACGCAACAACAGCAGCAATTGCTCGCTCACTGGAGCGAAGCTCTCGGTACTCAGGCTTTCCAGTCCCACCGCATCACGCTCGATCATTTGAGCAATGCCCTGGAGCCCGCCGCCCAGCGCTGTTTCCAACGCCTGATCCAGGCGCTGTTCCGTGAAGAGCTGATTGATCCCGACACCTGCGAATACGACGACACCAGCCGCTGCTGGCTGCCGCTTGGCGATGGCGCGCACCTTTGCTTCGAGCATTTGTCCAGCAGCAGAATGAACAGCTGGGACGTACGCGGCAGCATCGTCCTGCACACCCCCGACAAACTGCCGCACAAAATCCAGTTGCCCAGCGAACTGCTCGCTCACCTCAGCACTCAGCTCAATCCGCCAGCCTCCCCGCAGGTACTGGAACGTCTGGCCCGGGAGCTGGATGACAGCTTCAGCAACGACACCCTGTGCCTGGCGTTTCACCACGGATGGACCGAGCGCCTGAGAGAGCAGATCGACACCGGATACGATGACAATCTGCTCGCCTGGCTCAAAGCCAGCCCCTGCCACCAGAACCCTACATCGCTGCTCGAACAGTGGGGGACTCTCGGCCATCCGTGGCACCCGAACTACAAGACCAAACTGGGCTTGAGCGCCGCTCAGGTCATCGCTTTCTCGCCAGAATTCGAAGCGAGTTTTCCGATCGTGCTGTGCGCCCTGCACCGCCAGTACGCACATGTTGAAGCGCTGGCTGGCACCACGGACTACTGGGTTTGGTGGCAAGGTCACTTCCCACAGGCCGCCGAGCAATTGCAACGCCATTTGCAGCAGCTGGGCCTGGACGCAAAGGACTACCTCCCGCTGCCGTCGCACCCATGGCAAGCCCATGAAGAGCTGCCACATTCATTCGCCAACGAGATCGCCGACAACCTGCTGATCGTCACTGACATCGTGGCGTTTACCGGCCACCCGACCATGTCCTTCCGCACGGTCCTGCCGCAGGCCAGTCGCACGGCACCGATGGTCAAACTGCCGGTGGCTTTGCGCCTGACCAGCGTGCAGCGCACCGTGTCGCCGCGCTCGGCCCGGATGGGTCCGCGCATCAGCCAACTGGTATTGGATATCCTCGATCAGGAACCGCAGATTCAGCGCCTGCTGAACATCGTTCCAGAGCGCATCGGCGTGCATTACGCACCACTGCCGGCCGATGACGAACGCTCCCGGCATGCTGGCGTGCTGTATCGCGACAACCCGCTGACCCTGCTGCAAGCAGGCGAGTTGGCGGTGCCGGTCGGCAGCCTGTTCGCCGTCAACGAATTCGAACAACCGTTGCTGCGTGATTGGGTCAGACTGGCTCAAGGCCGGGACGACAGCGAGGCCATGCTGACGTTCTTCGATGATTACCTGTCGATTGCCGTACCAAGTCTGCTGGGCATCTATCTGATGTACGGCGTGGCGTTCGAAGCGCACCAGCAAAACAGTTTCATGGTGATGGGCGCTGACGGGCAGCTGAATCGGCTGCTGTTGCGTGATTTCGGCGACGTTCGTATCGATCGCAAAACCCTGCACGCCAAGGGTCTGGATATCCAGCTGCACGATCCGAAAATGACCCTGTATGACGACGCAGGGTTTGTCCGCGACAAACTCCTGCACACCACCTTCATGTGCCACCTCGGTGAGCTGACGTTGCTTTGTGCCCGCCACTGGAATGTGCCGGAAAATATCCTGTGGGAGCGATTGGCAGCGCGCGTTGCACAGTGCTTCGAGAGCTTGCGCGAGCGCGTTGAACCGGCACGCTGGGAAAGCGAACGCCAGGCCTTGCTGGAACAGGATTGGCCCGCCAAATCGTTCATGCGCATGCGCTTGCTCGACAGTCATGCCGACATCGTCGGACGCCTGAGTAACCCGCTGCGACCCAACACCCATGCTCGCTGA
- a CDS encoding DUF748 domain-containing protein, producing the protein MKRRYSWPLLTLAGLLMLLVAVHIALPYIVRDYLNERLANMGDYRGQVTDVDLALWRGAYKINGLKIVKVEGKVPVPFVNAPLIDLSVSWHSLWYDHAVVAKAQFDKPEVNFVDGGANKKNSQTGQGTDWRAQLEKLLPITLNEVRINDGRVTFHNFNSKPPVNLSATQVNANIYNLTNVVDTKGKRDARFDGKALLPGNAPLETTATFDPLSNFEDFEFRLRARDLELKRLNDFASAYGKFDFNAGHGDLVIEAEANKGQLTGYIKPLLRDVEVFNWQQDVENKDKGIFRSIWEALVGGTQNVLKNQAKNQFATRVELKGNVHQRNISAFEAFLQILRNGFIQAFNAQYERPKPDAG; encoded by the coding sequence ATGAAGCGTCGATACAGTTGGCCCCTGTTGACCCTCGCCGGCCTCCTCATGTTGCTGGTTGCCGTGCATATCGCCCTGCCCTACATCGTGCGTGACTACCTGAACGAGCGATTGGCCAATATGGGCGACTATCGCGGGCAGGTTACCGACGTGGACCTGGCCTTGTGGCGTGGCGCCTACAAAATCAACGGGCTGAAAATCGTCAAGGTCGAGGGCAAGGTCCCGGTGCCGTTCGTCAACGCGCCATTGATCGACCTCTCCGTCAGCTGGCACTCGCTCTGGTACGACCACGCCGTGGTGGCCAAGGCGCAGTTCGACAAACCCGAGGTGAACTTCGTCGATGGCGGCGCCAACAAGAAAAACTCCCAGACCGGTCAGGGCACCGACTGGCGGGCACAATTGGAAAAATTGCTGCCGATTACCCTGAACGAAGTGCGGATCAACGATGGCCGGGTCACCTTTCACAACTTCAATTCAAAACCACCCGTGAACCTGAGCGCTACTCAGGTCAATGCCAACATTTACAACCTGACCAACGTAGTCGACACCAAAGGCAAACGCGATGCCCGTTTCGATGGCAAGGCGCTGTTACCGGGGAATGCACCGCTGGAAACAACGGCAACCTTCGATCCGCTGAGCAATTTCGAAGACTTCGAGTTCCGCCTGCGCGCCAGGGACCTTGAACTCAAACGCCTGAACGACTTCGCGTCGGCCTACGGCAAGTTCGACTTCAATGCCGGCCATGGCGACCTGGTCATCGAGGCCGAGGCCAACAAGGGACAACTCACCGGCTACATCAAGCCACTGTTGCGGGACGTCGAAGTGTTCAACTGGCAACAGGACGTGGAAAACAAGGACAAAGGGATTTTCCGCTCCATTTGGGAAGCGCTCGTCGGCGGCACCCAGAATGTATTGAAGAACCAGGCGAAAAACCAATTCGCCACTCGCGTCGAACTCAAGGGCAACGTGCATCAGCGGAATATCAGCGCGTTCGAGGCGTTTTTGCAGATTTTACGCAACGGTTTCATCCAGGCGTTCAATGCCCAGTACGAACGACCCAAACCGGATGCGGGATGA
- a CDS encoding biotin-dependent carboxyltransferase family protein has protein sequence MSRLTIEASTPLCLLQDAGRFGVRHLGVTQGGGLDWRSMSWANWLLGNGLDASVIEITLGGFSVVAEDDCLLALAGADLGAQIDGQPLAPWRSFKLGKGQRLQFTQPLLGARAYLAAPGGFDAPKVLGSTATVVREELGGLDGMGRALAKGSSLKYSTEAPLLVRELPREHVPDFNLDTPLDLVLGAQIGEFSGQSLFDAFNSAWTLDSRADRMGIRLLGTALQYQGKPMISEGIPLGAVQVPPDGQPIVLLNDRQTIGGYPRLGALTPLALARLAQCLPGAKVRLKPVVQDVAHREQVEYLRRF, from the coding sequence ATGAGCCGACTGACGATTGAAGCAAGTACACCGCTTTGCCTGTTGCAGGACGCCGGGCGATTTGGTGTGCGGCATCTGGGCGTGACCCAGGGCGGCGGACTGGATTGGCGATCGATGTCGTGGGCCAATTGGCTGTTGGGCAACGGGCTGGATGCGTCGGTGATCGAAATTACCCTCGGCGGGTTCAGTGTGGTGGCCGAGGACGATTGCTTGCTGGCATTGGCTGGTGCCGATCTTGGGGCGCAGATTGATGGCCAGCCCTTGGCGCCGTGGCGCAGTTTCAAACTGGGCAAAGGTCAACGATTGCAATTCACGCAACCGTTGCTTGGCGCTCGGGCGTACCTCGCGGCACCAGGCGGGTTTGATGCGCCGAAGGTGCTGGGCAGCACTGCAACTGTGGTGCGTGAGGAACTCGGCGGCCTCGACGGCATGGGCCGGGCGTTGGCCAAGGGATCGTCGTTGAAGTACTCCACCGAGGCGCCGCTGCTGGTACGGGAACTGCCTCGCGAGCACGTTCCGGATTTCAACCTCGATACGCCGCTGGACCTGGTGCTTGGTGCGCAAATCGGTGAATTCAGCGGGCAGAGTCTGTTTGACGCATTCAACAGCGCCTGGACCCTCGACAGTCGCGCCGATCGCATGGGCATTCGTCTGTTGGGAACGGCTTTGCAGTATCAGGGCAAACCGATGATTTCCGAAGGCATCCCGCTGGGGGCGGTCCAGGTGCCGCCGGATGGGCAGCCGATTGTGCTGCTCAATGACCGGCAGACCATTGGCGGTTATCCGCGGTTGGGGGCGTTGACGCCGTTGGCATTGGCGCGGCTGGCGCAGTGTCTGCCGGGGGCGAAGGTGCGGTTGAAACCGGTGGTGCAGGACGTCGCGCATCGCGAACAAGTCGAGTATTTGCGCCGGTTTTAA
- the pxpB gene encoding 5-oxoprolinase subunit PxpB — MKPRVEVVALDCLMVRLFDEIAEANMPWMLAASERLREAFASHLIDLVPSYTTLMVHYDLMALNPAQARELIAQALIDLTPNARAKGKCHVLPVWYDLSVGPELNLLSQRSGLAVNEVIRRHSEHEYQVFALGFAPGFAFMGLVEEVLAAPRLSTPRKKVAAGSVGIAERQTAAYPVVSPGGWNLIGRTPAKLFDRERDGYSLMQPGDTVRFEAVSHAEFINLGGDDTPLETLA, encoded by the coding sequence ATGAAGCCACGGGTGGAAGTGGTGGCGCTCGATTGCCTGATGGTGCGCCTGTTCGATGAAATTGCCGAGGCCAACATGCCGTGGATGCTGGCTGCCAGTGAGCGTTTGCGAGAAGCATTCGCCAGCCATTTGATCGATCTGGTGCCGTCCTACACGACGCTGATGGTGCATTACGATCTGATGGCATTGAACCCGGCCCAGGCCCGGGAGTTGATCGCTCAAGCCCTGATCGATCTGACGCCCAACGCTCGGGCCAAGGGTAAATGCCATGTGCTGCCGGTCTGGTATGACTTGAGCGTTGGGCCGGAGTTGAACCTGTTGTCCCAGCGTAGCGGCTTGGCGGTGAATGAAGTGATCCGCCGTCACAGCGAACACGAGTATCAGGTGTTCGCGTTGGGCTTCGCGCCGGGGTTCGCGTTCATGGGGTTGGTGGAAGAAGTGTTGGCCGCACCGCGTCTGAGTACCCCGCGCAAAAAAGTCGCCGCCGGCAGTGTCGGCATCGCTGAACGCCAGACGGCGGCTTATCCGGTAGTGTCCCCCGGCGGCTGGAACCTGATCGGTCGCACACCGGCCAAATTGTTCGACCGTGAACGCGACGGCTACAGCTTGATGCAACCGGGCGACACGGTGCGCTTCGAGGCGGTCAGTCATGCCGAGTTCATCAACCTGGGCGGTGACGACACGCCGTTGGAGACCTTGGCATGA
- a CDS encoding 5-oxoprolinase subunit PxpA yields MNRLLLNCDIGESFGNWTMGLDAEVMPFIDCANIACGFHAGDPSIMRKTVSLALSNGVQIGAHPAYQDLVGFGRRSMAYTAQELQDLLHYQIGALDGICRAQGGRVSYVKPHGAMYNDMMANPAQLRAVIQAVAAYDRTLPLMLMATRDNSAAQQLGDEYGVTLWFEAFADRAYDSAGMLVSRQLPGAVHHDPEKIIEQALIIARGDNLTASDGSALHLQANTLCVHGDNASSVAAVRRIREALNQQSAS; encoded by the coding sequence GTGAACCGCCTGCTATTGAACTGCGACATCGGCGAGAGTTTCGGCAACTGGACCATGGGTCTGGACGCCGAGGTCATGCCCTTCATCGACTGCGCTAACATCGCCTGCGGTTTCCATGCCGGCGACCCGAGCATCATGCGCAAGACCGTCAGCCTGGCCCTGAGCAACGGCGTGCAGATCGGCGCGCATCCGGCCTATCAGGATCTGGTCGGTTTCGGTCGCCGCTCCATGGCGTATACCGCCCAGGAACTGCAGGACCTGTTGCACTACCAGATCGGTGCCCTCGACGGCATTTGCCGGGCTCAGGGCGGGCGGGTGAGTTACGTCAAACCCCACGGCGCGATGTACAACGACATGATGGCCAACCCGGCGCAATTGCGCGCGGTGATCCAGGCCGTGGCGGCCTATGACCGGACGCTGCCGCTGATGCTGATGGCCACTCGCGACAACAGTGCCGCCCAGCAGTTGGGCGACGAATACGGCGTGACCCTGTGGTTTGAAGCCTTCGCCGATCGCGCTTACGACAGCGCCGGAATGCTGGTCTCGCGGCAACTGCCGGGAGCCGTGCATCACGATCCCGAGAAAATCATCGAACAGGCGCTGATCATTGCCCGCGGTGACAACCTCACGGCCAGCGATGGCAGCGCCTTGCACCTGCAGGCCAATACCTTGTGCGTACACGGCGACAACGCCAGTTCGGTGGCCGCCGTGCGGCGCATTCGCGAGGCCTTGAATCAGCAGAGCGCATCATGA
- a CDS encoding vWA domain-containing protein — protein sequence MLLNLFNEMRAAKVPVSVRELLDLINALKQRVTFADMDEFYYLSRAILVKDERHFDKFDRAFGAYFNGLEKLDDHLQALIPEDWLRKEFERSLTDEERAAIQSLGGLDKLIEEFKKRLEEQKERHAGGNKWIGTGGTSPFGSGGFNPEGIRVGDAGKRQGKAVKVWDQREYKNLDDSVELGTRNIKVALRRLRKFARQGAAEELDIDGTIDHTARDAGLLNIQMRPERRNTVKLLLLFDIGGSMDAHVKICEELFSACKTEFKHLEYFYFHNFIYESVWKNNMRRTSERTATQDLLHKYGADYKVIFIGDAAMAPYEITQAGGSVEHWNEEAGYVWMQRFKEKYKKLIWINPYPKDTWGYTSSTNIVRDLIDDQMYPLTLRGLEEGMRFLSK from the coding sequence ATGCTGCTCAATCTGTTCAACGAAATGCGCGCAGCCAAGGTGCCGGTCTCGGTGCGTGAGCTGCTGGACCTGATCAACGCGCTGAAACAGCGCGTGACCTTCGCCGACATGGACGAGTTCTATTACTTGTCGCGGGCGATCCTGGTGAAGGACGAACGGCATTTCGACAAGTTCGACCGGGCGTTCGGTGCCTACTTCAATGGCCTGGAAAAGCTCGACGATCACCTTCAGGCGTTGATCCCCGAAGACTGGCTGCGCAAGGAATTCGAACGTTCCCTGACTGACGAAGAGCGGGCCGCGATCCAGTCCCTCGGCGGCCTGGACAAGCTGATCGAAGAGTTCAAGAAACGCCTGGAAGAACAGAAAGAACGCCATGCCGGCGGCAACAAATGGATCGGCACCGGCGGCACCAGCCCGTTCGGTTCCGGCGGTTTCAACCCGGAAGGCATTCGGGTCGGCGATGCCGGTAAGCGTCAGGGCAAAGCGGTGAAAGTCTGGGATCAGCGCGAGTACAAGAACCTCGACGATTCGGTGGAACTGGGCACGCGCAACATCAAGGTCGCCCTGCGTCGCTTGCGTAAATTCGCCCGTCAGGGCGCGGCGGAAGAACTGGACATCGACGGCACCATCGACCACACCGCGCGCGATGCCGGGTTGTTGAACATCCAGATGCGTCCGGAGCGGCGCAACACCGTCAAGTTGCTGCTGCTGTTCGACATCGGCGGCTCGATGGATGCCCACGTGAAGATCTGCGAAGAGCTGTTCTCGGCCTGCAAGACCGAGTTCAAGCATCTGGAGTACTTCTACTTCCACAACTTCATTTATGAATCGGTGTGGAAGAACAACATGCGCCGCACCTCCGAGCGCACCGCCACCCAGGACTTGCTGCACAAGTACGGCGCCGACTACAAAGTGATCTTCATCGGCGACGCCGCCATGGCGCCCTATGAAATCACCCAGGCCGGCGGCAGCGTCGAGCACTGGAACGAAGAAGCCGGTTACGTGTGGATGCAGCGCTTCAAGGAAAAGTACAAGAAGCTCATCTGGATCAACCCGTACCCGAAAGACACCTGGGGCTACACCTCGTCGACCAACATCGTGCGGGATTTGATCGATGATCAAATGTATCCGCTGACGTTGCGGGGGTTGGAGGAAGGGATGCGGTTTCTTTCCAAGTAG